The DNA region gctgagcctgtgctccgaaacgggagagaccacagcagtgagaagcccgcgtaccgcaaagaaaaaaaaaagcgtcatgtaccacaatgttcattgcagctctatttacagtagccaggacatggaagcaacctaagtgtccatcgaaacatgaatggataaagaagatgtggtacatatatacaatggaatattacacagccataaaaagaaacgaaattaagtatttgtagtgaggtggatggacctagagtctgtcatacagagtgaagtaagtcagagagagaaaaacaaatatcatatgctaacacatatatatggaatctaaaaaaaaaaaaggtcgtgaagaacctaggggcaagacaggaagaaagacacagagctactagagaatggagttgaggacactgggagggggaagggtaagttgggacaaagtgagagagtggtagtgtatatatggacatatatatactaccaaatgtgaaatagatagctagtgggaagcagtcacatagcacagggagatcagctctgtgctttgtgaccagctagaagggtgggatagggagggtgggagggagggagatgcaagagggaagagatatggggatatatgtgtacgtataactgattcactttgttataaagcagaaactaatacaccattgtaaagcaattatactccaataaaaacgttaaaaaaaaagaaagtacatgtccctgattactaatgaaattgagcatgttttcatatgtCAAGggcttgtgttttcttcttttgtgaaatttctattcatttgtttcctgtttttcagctagctatcttttccttttttattcataGGAGTTctctatatgttttatttttttaaaatattttatttatttatttattttggctgtgctgggtcttggttGCCTCATGCGGCTTGTTGGATCtgcttccctgaccagggattgaacctgggccccctgcattggaagcgtggcatcttaaccgctggaccaccagggaagtcccctctataTGTTTTAGATACTAATAATTTGCCAACTAAATGCATTGCAAATACCTTCTTGATGACAAATTGGATATGAGGCAAGGGAGAAGAAGGAGTGTAGAATTACTCCTAGAATTCTCATTTGGGGAACTGAATGGATGATGGTGCTGTTAAACTAGTATATAGAATAGAGGAGGAGAAATAgatctgggggagggaggaattaaTTTAAGACATTTTGGAGTTTGATGTTTCCATGGGATGTTGAGTTGCAAATGTCTCATAGAAAGTTGGCTCTAACGATCTGAAGCTCAGGCCAAGGTCTGTTATGCCACATAAGTCCTGAAGGACTCCTGTATGATGGGCCTTCCAGGAGACTATAGTTGGAAGGAATATGGTAATTCTTAAACCCATTTGTCCTCTACCCATCCTTACTTCTTCTCTAGGCTATGGATTCTCCAATCTAAGCTTTTTATGAAATGAATGTCCCAAATGACCCACCAGACACTTCATCTTAGTTATAATTACTTTATTATGCTTTGGTCTCTAAACAGTTAAATAATCTTTCTTAATATTTCTAGGAGAGAAcattacttttattttgaaaagcattCAGCATATTTGTCTTACATAACATGCAGAacatgtatttaaatttaaaaatttcttccattGCAGTACTTAATTACACAAATTATTCcataaacactgaaaacaataTAAGAAACATATACATCTAAGAATTCTACTTTGTGTAGTCTTTGACTAAATAATACTGTTTTCATATACATTTCCAGATATTTCTAGCTGCTTCTGTGTATTTGGAATTATGTATATAACACCCAGAAGAATATGGGCCCCTTGGAGGGATGGCAGTAGAAGCCCATGGAGTAAAGGTCTTTCTTTAAAAGGCAGATTGTCTTGTTGCTTTGAATACCTTTTAGTTATTTGAGATTCTAAGATCCCTGATAAGCCCAGAGGGGGAAGACCCCTTCATAACCCCCTTTAGAAGATAGAAAAGGTGAGGAAGCTGTCAGTAGCAGGGCTAGGGCTTGGCACACTCATTAAGAATGTAGCGCCTCAGCATAGCTTATAGTCTAGTGCCAGGGCAGAGTTACTCCCAAACAGCTCAGGATGATGAGCCATCCACCGCCGTGCAggagcagtagcagcagcagctaaTTTGGTGACTGTGGTTGGTCACCTTTTAGGAGAACTGCAATCCACGGACAATTAGGGCTTGACATATACTGTGTGTAGGGAAATGACGGCAGAGATAGCTTCTCTGTGGTCCATCCTTATCGGTAGTGCAGTGATTATGCCTCTTTCTTTGTTTGAGATCTTTTAGACCTGTAAGAAGAGAAGGAGAGTGTAAATGACTCTGACTTCAGTCTGAATTCTGCTTGGAACATGCTGAATTCATAGATAATCCTAAGTCTTCAGGTGAAGTGTGTGGTTAGCTTTCCTGATGCTACGCAATGATTGTGGGTTACAcgggatgcttttttttttttttttttgcggtacgcgggcctctcactgttgtggcctctcctgctgcggagcacagcctccggacgcgcaggctcagcggccatggctcacgggaccagccgctccgcggcatgtgggatcttcccggaccggggcacgaacccgtgtcccctgcatcggcaggcggactctcaaccactgcgccaccaggaaagccccgggATGCTTTTTTAAGGCCAAGAAAAGCTTGGGGTAAATTCGGCATCTTTGCTTGGATAGTTATAGCTCTGCTTTAAGGTTAAAGTGACCTATTGACACTTCTAGACAGTAATTAGGGTAACTTTTGATACCACACAAGATGACACCTCAGTATATAAATAGATGGAGGTAGTGGAAGCATGGTGGTACACCGTTTTAAGCCAAGAATTCCACAGGAAAGCCTTATGTAGATATTTCTAACTTCACAAGATCAACATTTCTTAAAGAGCAGTTCTTCTGCAAGCAGTAGCAAACCTACCTTTCCTTGCTAATTGCTTTCAGTAAATTCTTGATGGTCTTAGACTCCGGATTAAGACATCTTTTCTCCCTGTTCTTTTTCATTGTGGCACTATAGAAGTAAATAGgagtgaaaatatttaaaacaatattgGGCCAATAAAACAGATGGAATATACAGTTTTAAAGTCAGACATTTAGGTTTCACTTTAGAtgtttccctttgctgtacagaagcccTAGAATCATCACAAACCCTTTACTGATTTTTGTAATCATCATCATGTATTTAGTTGTATGATTACCACCAGGGAGGTGATCATTAGGTGGGATTTTACTCACATGATCTCAACACGTGGGCAAGATTGACTTGCAGGAATCACTTCAAGTTTTTCTAAGGACCTTGGATTAACAGGTCGATCACTGATCTCGATACACGTACAGCGTGTAGTCCTAGAGAGCGGTATTTCTGCAGGAAAAGAAACAGGTACAGCAGACGACGTTAGCGCAGTTTTCATTTTAGGCATTTAATGTGGATTGGGTAGTACTTAGCTGAACCTGGACCTCTGTGTAATCACATACTCAATTTGTGATCATATAGCTCTGTATGATTAATTAGTTGATTCTCTGAAGAATGGAATTGCAGCTTGTTGATTGTAAGATCATACCCTTGAGCCCAGGTCATATAGTTACTTAAGTTAACTAAGGAGATACCTGTCtcatcctctttctcctccttccctcacaCTTTCTGTCTtgtccctcttcctcttccactcccaccttcctccttctctcattcttttattcCACTTCTCTGACTATAAACTCTGACCAGAAGGAATCCCTGCTCATTTACCCTTCATTTAAAAGGCAGGCTGTAAAACTTTTGCAAATACATTATTTCTGCACTTAAAGAGTTTATACCCAGTCCTATTTCTGATCTTACAAATTAAATATCCCTGGATGTTCCTCACCTTGAGTTCCTCTTAGAGTCAGAAGGATAAGGCAGAAAATAAGAACGGCACTTTGGTTCATGGTGCTGCAACTGAAGGTTCTTCTGTAGTAGGCTCAGACTGCCTGAACAGTTGAGGAGCGTCTCTGAAAACGTCGGGCTAGGTTGCAGTATTTATTTGCAAAGGCACTTTCCCTCTCTAACTCTGATTGGATAACATTACAGTTGACTTGAGAAAACCTGTGTCTCTTCCTTGGGGAAGTCCCATGTTGCAGAACCAAAgatattatttgtatttattgtgGCTTCTGAGTTATGGAATTTCCCTCCACCTCCTTTGTTTCAGTAAGAGTGAGCTACGTTTCACTTTCTAAATCATGAACTATTTCTTGAAAAACATAACTTTACTGCAaatataaatagtttttaaaaaaatggaacttGGATTCTCATCTCGTACCTCCTGAAAAATGCAAATGTCAACTTAAACTCAAGTTAAAGTCTTAAACACAGTTTTAAAACAAGTAAGccttaatattttgttttgaatcCATTTAAATTTGCAGCAGTAAGGCATGAATAGGAATATCTtacatttattcactttttatGGGTTTCAGAGATGTTGTatactttctcattttatttctacaGTAATCCTGTAAGAAGGTAGGAAATTGTTTTATAAGTGGAAGAATAATCTTCAAGGTTAGATAACTATGTTAGGTCATACAAAGGTTGCCACCAATTTATTCTAACTATGATGCTTTTCttccaacatttattttaaattttggtaatACTTTCAGAGgctagataattttttaaaattccacagtAATAGCAATTTTTCAACCTTTGGAGGTAAATCTAATTTTTGGAAACAGTGGTTTAGCCAAGCACCGCAGTGTTTGATCAGTATTACAGAGTAATAGGTTTGGTCTTCTTGGACAAGGTCAAAGATATAGAACTGGCAAGGTTCAAGGAATTCCAGAAGTGCTCTGATTATTCATAACATCATTAGGATAAGTGAATAGATTCCAACATAATTATTTCTAGGGAAAACACTACTCATTTGGATATCTGATTTCTGGTATGTTATTAAACAAGTTTCATGTATTATAGTCAGTCCTTGAAATGAAAACATCGTAAGACAATATCCAGAATGGAGTAAGGAAAGGATTTGTAGCTATAGTAGGGTTattgcaaaaaaacaaaagatgctTTTTGAGGAAATAAACTTAAAAGAGGGGCATAAATAGAGATgggagaacagaatggaaataGAGAGGTTGATTTAAGATGGGTACAGCTCTAAGAGAATGTCGCATGCAAAGCAAAGGCAAAAAAGTGTTAGCCTTTGAGCTGGTAACATTGATAACTGAAATAAGCATAGTTTCAACTGGGCAAATAGGGTCAAAACTTGGCCTCTTATCTTAGCATTCAGTAGTACTTGGCTGACACCATCAGTAAGAAGTAGGTGATACTCATGTAGTATAACATATGTTGGAAGTTCACCAATATCCAAGGGTTACATAGTCTGGTTGTGTTCTTTGCAAGTGATTGGCAACAGGGGATacaaaatgaaatactattctaAATGCAGGCATCAGATGCTGGTGATACTTGGAACCTAGGAAAGTATTTGGGAGGTCTTTTCATAGTCAGCTAGGCTGCAGCAATGTAGGGATAGTCCAGGGAAAGGTAGGTCTGCCATCCTAGGGTTAGACTAGTGTACCTGGCAGAGACTGGCCTACAGCTTGGCATAGAGGCCAAGATAAAAGCCCATATCTGAAAACTGGACACACATAAGACTTGGAACCTCAGGTACAGGAGATCTGTCATCAGAGCAGTGAGGTGTTGCTTGGGGAGGTGGAAATTGCTGGATCCCAGGTTGGTCTGTTCCAGGGACTGGGTAGAGCTAAGCTTCCCAGTGGGTAAGTCAGTGAGTGGACTTAACTGTGGGGAAACTGGAAGCTCAGAAGGAGGGGAAGTGAGGCAGAGACTGATAGAGCCGAGAAGACTTTCACTCAGTAAAAAGGCCTTCTTCTGATGAGGGAAAGGTTTGTGCGAGACAGTGACATGGAAGGGCCCTCCCACGGCTGTTTGTGCAGCATAAAAATTGGACTGTGAGTAAAAATGCCAAACATTTTTTGGGGAAATGTCTGACATCATGGATGGAAGAGGCACTGAACAGTTCAAcattaaacaataaaaagatacatGGTGATAATTTTACTTTTGTTAGTGTCTCAGTTCTCAGCTAAGATGCTGTCTATATAGCAAAGTAAAAGGAGAGTTGAGGTAGATGCCTGCTAGTGGATTGTtattaatgagaaaatatttcttatttgtttaattgatttttaattaagTATTACATAGCATTAACTGTATGCTAGGCATTGTTTGAAGTGCTTTATGAATATTGACTTATTTACTCCTTAAATAGTGACTCATGTTACTCAGTAACCCACGCTAGAGTCCATTTTCTCAACAACTTTGTTATGCTGCCTCTCAGAGAGAACATTGTTCTTGGTTTGGATTTCTGATTTCCATTCTGTCTTGATTGGCTGAAGCCATCTTTAATGTTATTTTGATGCCTCAGTAATTAAACACCTAGAAAAGGTTTAAGATATATCGATCTTACACTGAATTcatactgaaatgaaaaatgctgtagtatatatatgttaaacCCATGTATACAGATATACACGTGTTAGTAAACATTCATATAGatacacatttatttacttatagtatttttaaaaggtagtttCCTTGCCTAAAACAGACGATGTTCagttggattcattttattaattaattattttaattaattaattattttttggctgcattggtctgCATttctgctcatgggctttctctagttgtggcgagcgggggctactctttgttgtggtgtgtgggcttctcactgtggtggcttctcttgttgcagagcacgagctctaggcacatgggcttcagtagttgtggcgcacgggctttagagcgcaggggcttagttgcttggtggcatgtgggatcttcccggaccagggctcgaacccgtgttccacgcattggcaggcggattcttaaccactgcgccacaagggaagtcccagtttagattatattgaacattgtgatcctGAGATTTTTGTGACTGGGggaaaaagacatttatttcttcctagttctgaTATTTGTATTCTAATtgtgttaaaatatgtaaattttgtttctttaagagTTGGGTtttattgcaatttttaaaacactgcaAATAGATTTAATCATTCAGCACCTTGTTATTTCTGCAATTAGACAATTCCTCGGTTATATTCATCAGCCTACTCAACTTTTCTTTCATCAGAAATATAGATGTCTCCCaaattgtttttatattcttatttttaactgCTGTGACTTCCTGAATCATTATAAATTACCTTTCTTTGTCTCTACTAACAATTTTTTGTCTGGTCTATTAAATATAGCTAATTCAGCTCTCTTCTGGTTACTGTcagcatgatatatctttttctgttatttaacTTTTAACCTGTTTATGTCAGTGAATATAAACTATGCCTCTTGTAAAAACTGTACAGTTGgatcatactttttaaaaatccattttctgGAGAGCAGTCAATATAACAGAGTAGAAAgactctgagctcacctccttTCATGAGCACACTAAGATCACAACTATCTGCAAAACAACCAttgatgaaaaagactggaacctaccagaaaagatgtTATACaacaaagatataaagaagggaCCACAATGAGATGAGTAGGAGGGGTGGACTTgcgataaaatcaaatcccatacctctTGGAgtgcaacccacaaactggagaataattatattgcagaagttctcccatacaagtgagagttctgagctccatgtcaggctccccagcctgggggtcttgCACCAGGAAGACGAACTGCTAGAGCATTTGGCATTGAAGGCCAGTGGGTCTTAATTTCAGGAGccccacaggactggggaaaGTAGAGAGTTtactcttaaagggtgcacacaaaatctcatgtgcactgggacccagggaaaaagcagtgatttgataggagcctgggccagacctaccctctggtcttggagagtcctaaccatcagcagacaggctgcctaaggACTTTCTGAGTCCACAGCCACCTTTAGACATGCCTctagacatggccctgcccaccagagggccaataCCTAGCTTTACCCAGCAGTGGGCAGGCACTGGCCCTCCCCTCCAGTAAACCTGCACTAACTTCTAGACAAGGCTCACCAACCAAGGAACAGACACCAGACACAAGAAAACTACAATCCCACGGCCTATAGACCCAGCCTGTCCACAGCAGGCCAGATCCTACCCTGACAGCTGGGTCCTGGCTCTGTccactagcaggccaacacaAGCTTCAGGATACCCTCGACCCCCAACTGTGTCAGAAACTGGGCCTCCAACCAATGATCTGAAATGAGCTCTGggatccctgggccctgcagccagactccaggaACCAGCTCTGCCTGTCGGTAGTCAGGCACTAACCCCAGGACCTGGTTTCATTTGCCAGTGGCTGGGCAACAGTCAGTCTTTGGGATCTGACTCTGCCTACCAGTGAGCCACTGCTAGAGCTGGGACTCTCTAGGGTTCTGCAGCCAGCTGCCTTGTGACCAGGCCCTGCTAAAGAGCAGCCAGCAGCTTCTGCATATGACAGGGCCTGgccagtcagacaagaaaaaaaaaaaaaaggaatccaaactggaaaagaagaagtaaaactgtcactgtttgcagatgacgtgctactatacatagaaaatcctaaggatgctaccagaaaactactagagctcagcaatgaatttagtaaagttgcaggatacaaaattaatgcatagaaatgtattgcatttctatacgctaacaaggaaagatcagaaagagaaattaaagaagcaattccatttaccatcgcatcaaaaagaataagatacctaggaataaacctacctaaggagataaacgacctatactctgaaaactataatacactgatgaaagaaattgaagatgacacaaacagatggaaagatataccatgttcttggattggaagaatcagtattgtcaaaatgactgtaacacccaaggcaatctacagattcagtgcaatccctatcaaattaccaatggcatttttcacagaactagagcaaaaaaaatcttagaatttgtatggagacacaaaagatcccgaatagcaaagcaaacttgagaaagaaaaatggagctggaggaatcaggcttcctgacttcagactatactacaaagctacagcaatcaagacagtatggtactggcacaaaaacagacatatagatcaatggtataggatagaaagcacagagataaacccttgCACCTATGGTcatttaatctatgacaaagggggcaagaatatacagtggagaaaagacagtctcttcaataagtggtactgggaaaactggacagctacatctaaaagaatgaaattagaacactctgtaacaacatacacaaaaataaactcaaaatgccttaaagacctgaatgtaaatccagacactataaaactcttagaggaaaacataggaaaaacactctttgacataaatcgcagcaagatctttttttgatccacctcctagagtaatgaaaataaaaacaaaaataaacaaatggggccaattaaacttacaagcttttgcacagcaaaggaaaccataaacaagatgaaaatacaaccctcagaatgggagaaaatatttgcaaatgaagcaactgacaagggattaatctccaaaatatgcaaacagctcatgcagctaaatataaaaaaaaccaaacaacccaatcagaaaaatgggcagaagacctaagcagacatttctccaaagaagacatacagatggccaacaaacacatgaaaagattctcagcatcactaattattagagaaatgcagatcaaaacaataatgaggtattacctcacaccaatcagaatggccatcatcaaaaaatctgcaaacaataaatgctggagagggtgtggagaaaagggaaccctcttgcactgttggtgggaatgtaaattgatacagccactatggagaacagtatggaggttccttaaaaaactaaaaatagaactaccatatgatccagcaatcctactcctgggcatatttcctgagaaaaccataattcaaaaagatacatgcaccccagtgttcactgcaacactgtttacaatagccaggacatggaagcaacctaaatgcccatcaacagaggaatggataaagaagatgtggtgcatatatacagtggaatattactcagccataaaaaggaacgaaattgtgccatctgcagagatgtggatggacctagagactgccatacagagtgaagtaagtcagaaagagaaaaacaaatattgcacattaacgcatatatgtggaatctggaaaaatggtgtagatgaaattatttgcaaagcagaaatagagacaaaaacatagagaacaaatgtgtggatAACAagggggggaaggaggaggtggagtggattgggagattgggattgacatatatacactactatgtataaaatagctaactaatgagaaccgattgtatagcactgggaactctactcagtgctgtGTGGTGATGTAaaggggaaggaaatccaaaaaaagaggggatatatgtatatgtaaagctgattcactttactgtatagcagaaactaacataacattgtaaagcaactatgctccaataaaataaaaaaaaaaatagatgtggtgcatatatacaatggaatattactcagccatataaaagaatgaaataatgctatttgcagcaacatggatggacctggagataaTCGTATTAAGTGATGttcatcagacagagaaagacaaatgtcatatgctATCGCTTATacggggaatctaaaaaaaaaagatatgcatgaatttatttaccaaacagaaacagactcacagacttagagaacgaacttatggttaccaggggggaagggttgTGGGGAAGGGATAGATTTGGAGttcgggattgacatgtacacactgccatatatatatatatatatatatatatatatatatatatgtatttatatatatatacacacacacatctagttatttgtttttggctgcgcccACGCGGCacgcagaatcttagttccctgaccagggatcaaacctgtgtcctctgcagtgaaagtgtgggagtcttaaccattggactgccagggacatttccacactgctgtatttaaaatagataaccagcaaggacctactgtatagcacagggaacagggctcaatgttctgtaataacataaatgggaaaagaatttgaaaaatggtagatacatgtatatgtataactgaatcactttgctgtacacctgaaactaacacaacatcgttaatcaactatgctccagtataaaatttaaaagcccaTAGTCATCATGTTACTCCTCTGCTTAAGACCCTCCAATAACTTACAGTTATATTTAGAATTAAATCCAATTTTGTATGCTGTTTTACTAGGTCCTCTATGATCTAGCTGCTACTGGTTTCTCCAGcttcatctcacactgttccctCTTAACCACTATACTCCAGTCACAGAGGCCTTTTATACTAGCAATTTTCTGTatctggaatgcttttccccctGTTCTTTGTTTTGGTGGTTCCTTCTGGATGTTTGGATATTAGCTAAATGTTATAGTACTTTCTCTTACCAAACAATCTAGAGCAGCCATGACCTTATTTTAATTCTCTGGCATTTCTCACTCTCTGATATTTGCttagtttactttttatttttttaatgtctatttctTCACATTCAAATATAAGCCCCCAAAGAGCAGGGACCTTATCAGTCTTACTCAGAGCTTATCCCCAGCAACTAGAGCATCACCGGGCATATGgaaggtattcagtaaatattggatggatggatagatgtaTAAATTTCTTCCAGACTTTAAGCAGTGGCACAAATAAGAGTTATACATCTTCAAAAAGAATTTCCATTGACTCATCACATTTTTACATTAGGACATGGGTATTACTGTTTCCTCTAGCTTTAGGAACCAAGTTTAACCTAAGAAAACTACAGTTTCCCCAGAAGTTAGCACAGATTCAGATAGGTAGAATCAATATAGGCATTCTCAGCTAGCCATAGGTCAAAATCTTTATTCCTAGGACTATGGGGTAAATATATAAAGGGTGGTACAcctaaaaacttttaaattattcattgGAAGTTCTCTGCAATTAtgcatt from Mesoplodon densirostris isolate mMesDen1 chromosome 1, mMesDen1 primary haplotype, whole genome shotgun sequence includes:
- the CXCL10 gene encoding C-X-C motif chemokine 10, with amino-acid sequence MNQSAVLIFCLILLTLRGTQEIPLSRTTRCTCIEISDRPVNPRSLEKLEVIPASQSCPRVEIIATMKKNREKRCLNPESKTIKNLLKAISKERSKRSQTKKEA